DNA from Agarilytica rhodophyticola:
TTAATATTGACATTTCTATGTCCTCTGCGGAAATCGTCCACTTGAAGTTCAAGACGTTCCTCATTATATACCTTGTTCGAGATTTGTAGGTCGAGATTAAATTCCCATTGGTCATTGGGTTGCCATTGCACTGCTCCCATAAATGCCCAGCGTTGCTCTTCTTCATCTAACGTGCGAAAGCCGATAGAGTTAGGAACAATGTAAAGATCATCGAGTTGATAACCATCCAAGCTGCCATTTTCCGTAATAAAAGCCTGTTGTTCTCGAAATAAATCATCATAGTAATCAGAGGCCTGACCGAAACTGGAGCAACGGCTAGTATTAGCATCCGTTCGATCATTAAAACGGCAAACATTGAAATTCGAACTGGTAATATAACTCTCTTCTGGATTACCAGAGTCAAAAAACGCAAGACCACCACTTACACCTAAACGACCTTCGCCAATATCAAATTGGTCAATATAGGTAAACGCACCACGCGAGCCCAAACCATCATTGCCATCGATTCTGTCAGCATGAGAATTGTACTTACCACGTATATCGGCAACAAAAGCTCTCTTGCCATATTCTAATGGTTTCACCGTTTTAAGTTCGACCGTACCAGAGGTTCCTCCCTCTACCATGTCCGCTTCTTGGCTTTTATGAATAACAATTTTATCCATAAGCTCTGCTGGGAATTGCTGGAAGTTTACGTTGCGGCCTTCTGCCCCGGTGGTGATAGCGCGACCATTAAATGTTGAGAACCCAAGCACAGGTCCCAAGCCACGTAGAGAAACTTGTGAACCACTTCCTTTAAGGCGGTGAGTGGTGGCTCCAGGAATAGCTTCCAAGGCTTCTGCAACCGACAAACTTGGAATTTCGCCAATATCTCCAGAAGCTAAAACATCGGTAATATTGGAAGCTTCTCGCTTAAGAGCGAGTGCATCTTGTAAGGCTTTTCTGGCAGGACTAATGACTAATACTTCTTCTTCAAACTCCACGTCTTCTTGATCTTGAGCGATCACTTGAGTGGATAATATTGATGCGATAACACTGGCTAACACAGCAGGTATAAACTTTTTAGCTACCCCATTATGCCTGCAATCTTTATCTTTATTATTGGTGCATGGCCATCTCAACATAATGTAACCTCAATTGGTCTATTTATTATTTTTTGTGGCAATTTAAACATTCTCCTATAATCTGTCAACCAATCAACATTACCAATAACATAAAAATTGGTATACCAATTTAACATGAGCAGCTTGTCCAGATAGTGTCCCCAATTGAAAAAAAGTTATTATGTGTTTAAATACAGCCGGGTTTAAGGGATAAAGCCATAATAAAAGCGATTAAATGAGTAAACTCATTAACATCGCTAGCTAGATAAATGCTATTCCATTTATAATTAATAGTTACTAAAAAGAAGGCAATTATGAAAAATTAAACCTATCAAACTAAAATCTGCATGACCAATTAACACTTAATAATTCAGTCTGGCTGGCCAATTATTTTACTATTTCAAATACTTTTTGAATCTATTAAAGAGTATTTTAACAATAAAAATAATTAAATACTGATGCACTGCGTACCACAGTTTTAATCACTTAATGTGTATGACCAATATTTTCAACTAGGTTAATTACCGGAAACAGTGCTCAACTTTGACATATTTTTTGAAATGGGATGTTAGATAACATTGGGTTACCATATAAAATATTATTTTTGACCACTTAATATATATAACCTCGTTGCCTGACCAATTGTTTTGTAATATGCTGGCCTTGACAAGCCAATTTGAATGACTGGATAGCAACTTAACTGTGTATTTATCAGAGGACGTAAGATGAACCGAGAACGAACCCAAGGGTCTCAGCGTTTATACCGTCAAATAGCCAACAAGATGTTGGAGACTTTAGATTCTGGAGAATATCCTCCTGGGTCCCGTTTACCATCGGAACGAGAGTTGGCGGAACGCTATGGCGTTAGCCGTCCGACGGTACGCGAAGCAATTATTGCGCTTGAAATTAATGGACGAGTAGAAGTCAAAACAGGATCAGGAGTTTATGTTCTCTCCCGAATATCTGCTCAAGATTTCGAGCGTAATATCAGCGCATTTGAACTTACAGAAACACGTGTGCTTGTTGAGGGAGAAGCAGCTGCCTTAGCTGCCTCAATGATAACTGAGGAGCAATTACAAGCACTTGACGATGCACTAGAGGAAATGAAAGTTGAAAACTCCGAAGGGAATCTCACTTCGGATGTCGCAGACAGAAAGTTTCATAGCATTATATCCGGAGCCACACAAAATCGTGCTCTAATCAGTACTATTGCTCACTTATGGGATATGCAAAAAAGCCTGCCCGATATTCATATGGCTCACAACTCTGTCTGTAAAACTGATGCGCGACAACGTTTAGCCGAGCATAAAGAAATTTACGATGCGCTTTTAAAACGTGACCCTCAAATGGCTAGAGTGGCGATGCGTAATCATTTTTCACGCCTAATGGAAGCCCTTCATGAAGCAACAGATGCTCGCGCCGTTGAAGAAATTCAACGTAAGGTAAATGAAAGAAGAAAACGATTTTCATTGAACCGCTTGAATGAAAATCTGGTAGATGATGTTAGCACTTAAAGTTTAAATACTAGCTTTTTCTAATTGGTAGGTAAGATCTTTCTTCCATAGATCTTACCTACTGTTCATAGTTCAGTAACTCTTATTCGTGCCTTGTCCATAGATCGAATATTTCTACTTCACCATAAGAATCACAAGATTCTCCCACTACATCTTTCCTTCCAGCACAGGCTGATTGTGTATACATTCCAGCTTTAAAATAAGCACCTTTATAGGATTGATTTAAAGTATGCACAAGCTTTCCATTGTAATAAGCTTTTGTTTTATTCTTTTCCACAACGAATGAGACATCAAAAGTTGTGCCTAACTCATAGTTATTGGTCATAACAGGGCCATCTTTACCGTTTAAATCAACAAATAATTTTTTCCCCTCTAAACGGAAGACGATAACATCATCATCGCCATCGTGTATTTGCCCTACTACAACATGAGGCTTAACTTCGGGTAGATGAGTAATCCTCTGACGAATAAACATTGTGTGCTTACCGGAATCGGAATTCCATGAAATATCACGTGAACCATCAGCTATACGCTCTCTAAGTTCGCTACGTGGATAGCCCGAGCCACTGGTAGTTGCTCCTCCAGTATGGGCGCGAAAGATGATTCCGGAACAGTCGCTGTTCATTGTGAAATACGGTGGCAATATGTAGTTATAGAATGCAGGTGGTTTCACTTCTCCTGCTTTTCGAGTTGGTCCTTCGCGTCCATTTTTATCAAATGGAATAGTAATCTTCCAGTTGGTTAAATCCATAACATCAGCAGGATAATTACATGCTGTATTAGGGTTTGGCGTGGGTGTGGGTATCGGTAATGATGTTGGTGTCGGTGTCGGTGTCGGTGTCGGTAGACTGCTATCTCGTGTAGTGTTAATTTTTACTTGCGTTAAACTGTTCCATAAACTCCCACCATCATTACCGTAGCCTACAATACGAACATAACGAGCACTGGTATCCGCCAACTCAATATTTTGTAAGCCAAGAACTCGCTGCGGTTGCTTACCACTCCACAGAGTCGTCCAATTTTGATTATTTGAAGATACTTGAATATCGAGTGTAGTGCGACGCTGATTACCTTTATAAAAAGCAATATCGACATTGTCGATTATTTTATTTTGCCCTAAATCATATTTAATCCACTCACCATCACCACGCGCAGACCAACGAGTACTTAAATTATTATCCAATGTATTTTCTGGAATATTTCCATCGTGTGAACTTGCACTAACTACTTGTGCTGAAACAAGATGAGAAGACAAAGACGTCATTAATACTATTATTGACGATAAACATATATTTTTCGTTCGCAAATATCTCACTGTTTTTTTCATAATTTAACTCACAAGTTAATTGTAATTAGAAATAAAAAGAAAAGACCATATAAAATCAAACGTTACTACTGTCACAGCCAACAACATAGAAAGTCTTATTGAAAGGCAAATTATATAAATCAGCTAAATACTATCTAATTTAAATTAAAAAAAACAAGAAAAAAATTAAATTTATTAACTTTTTGTGAACTTAAAATATTAAAAATTCTCTGGCTTTACCAATAAATTGATAGTCAATTCGCTATTATTAACAATTAATATTTTTATAAATTAAAAAATAATTTTCTATTTTTCAAAAATTAATAAAAAATAATTTATATTATTTATTTACTATTAAACATAATTTTTATAAGTAACCTTAAGACTATATCTATTACCGTATTATCGATATGAGAAATTATTTTAAAGATTTTGAGAACTAAGATTTAGCTTATTCACAAACCCTCTTTTCGATGAGAAAGTTATAATGAATATATTTATATTGGAATTACCAATATAACAAAACAGAAAGCAATTTTATATTATCCAAACACATATTGGTATTACCAATAAATTAAAAATCAATTAATTAATATACAATAATAGGTAGTAAATGTTCTATTTTTGAGTTAATATGCGTCATAATAAACAAATATTTATTGCCATCTGCTAAATTTCTTCAAGCTGGCGCAAACCGGTAATACCAAAAATAAAACAACATAATAATTTGCATTATTGGCCTTACCAAAAAAAATAATAAGAAAAATAAATAATAATGAAATAATGAGACTCAAGATGAAATATTCAACACTCATTCCCAAAAAGTAATAATTTCGATAACTGCTTATTTTTTAAATTTAACTCTTTTTTATTTTTAATCATTAAACAAAGCTAGTTAAGAATTGTTTTAAATAAAAAATAGTTTTCATTTAATAAAAATTCAAATATAGGAAGTACTTTCTAGTTCGTTGACCCTATATAAGTTCGTGCTATATAAATTTTCACTATGCAAATTTATGTTACACAGCTGCACAATTATAAAAAGACTCTAGGAGTGTGAAAATGAAACTTAGATTATTTTTGTTTAGCTCTATTTATACCCTACTTTTTGGGTGCGGAGGAAGTGGTGGTGCGGGTAATGCCGTTAACATTACAGGCAACATTACCATTACAGGAAATACGATAAACGAACAAACTCTTACAGCTAATGTAGAAGATGGAAATGGCTTAACAGATGTTGAAATCACATATAGTTGGTTTGCAAGAGACCCCTCACAAGAAAATGCTAGAGACGAAGTTATCGAAGGTGAAACAAACAATACACTGGTACTTACAGAAGATCAGATCGGAAGCATAATTACCGCTTCAGCAAGTTATATCGATGCTGATAATTTCCAAGAAAGGCATACCTCTGCACCTACAGCACGAATATCAGCAATTGATGTGGCGGGAGTGGTAAATATTTCTGGTCCCGTTGCTGTGGGTAGGCGACTTACTGCTACCGTAAGTGATGCTAATGGCATATCGGGGAATATTAATTATCAGTGGGCCGCAGCTGGAAATAATATCGCAAACGCAAATACTAGCACATACGTTCTTACTGAAAATGAACTTGGCGAAACCATTACTGTAACGGCTACTTATACCGACGATGAAGGATTTAATTCAAGCGTCTCTTCGGCGCCAACCGAAGTAGTGGCTGCAGCTATTCCAGATGTACCAGGTATGCTCACTATCATAGGGACAGCCAGCGTGGGCGAAACACTGACAGCAGAACTGAGTGATGATGACGGTATCCAAGGATCAGTATCTTATCAGTGGATGGCATCGGGCAATAACATAGCTTTGGCGACACAAAGTACCTACTTAGTAACAAATAACGAGGTAGGTGAAATAATCACTGTAACAGCAACCTACACAGACAATGGCTCAACAATGTCAACTTTAACATCTACAGCGACAGCCTCTGTTACTCCAGCAGCGATGAATATAGAAGGTATAATAGCTATTAATGGCACTCTTGAAGTAGGTGAGATGTTAACTTCAGTCATTACAGATCCTAATGGTGTAAGCGGTAATGTAGTTTATATTTGGTCGGCAGATGGGGTGGCAATAAGTGGGGCAACAAGTGCTACGTACACTCTGACACCGGATCAGCGCGGAAAAACTATTACTATATCGGCACAATACACGGATGATAATGGTTTCACGGAGGCAATTAATTCCGCCGCAACTGATCGTATATTTTCTTTTATTGTCGATGGCGAATCATCGCTGGCAACTGCTTCTGTAAATGCTGTTGATGGTGATTGGATTGGCCTAGACACAGCAGCATCTGATGATTACATCAACATGGCAGAAATTGAGTTTATGGCAAACAATCTTACTATTACTAAAACCAGTGGTAGTACAGCTGAAGTTAGTGGTGCGACTTGTATTGTTTTAGGTGGTGATAATATTACAATGGATGGTTTATCATTTGACAACCTATCTATTATTTCAAGTTCTCAGTGTGACTCCAATGGCGATAGTTCTATATATTTAGAAGGTGATAATATCACGCTTAGCAATAGTGAGTTTAAAGGAGAAGCGGGTAACCCTGGTGCCTCAACATTTAATTGGATATCAGTAAAAGGTCTGCAAAATATTATTGAGCGCAATTACTTTACAGATAAAGATAACAAAGCAGACCATGCAGGAGCTATTATTACTGTTTTTAATAACTCATCAGCACAAAGTCAAGAAGCACATATTATTCGCTACAATTTATTTAAAGATATAGGGACACCTGGCCCTGATACAGACTCATCTCGTTCAAGTAGTGCTTATGCAATTCAACTGGGGCGCTCCACATCTGAATCTTCTCTGGAAGATGGCCTTAACAAAGTCGAATATAATTTGTTCGTTAATGTTAATTTAGATCGAAGAATCATGCGTGTACAGTCAAATTCTAACACTGTAGACCACAATACAGTCCTCGATTCTTCAGGGATGATTGCATTTGAAGATGGTGGACAAAACACCGCAACCAACAACATTTTTATTAATCAAGATGGCAATAACCCCGACGATGGAGGTATTAGTTATTCAGCTTTTGGTCATACGATTAGCAATAACTATATTGCAGGCTTAAGAACAGCATCAGGGCAAAGAGCTGGTTTGCTGGCCAATAGCGAAGCCCTTGAAAACGGTGCGAGTGATCCGGATGGCCCCACGGGCAATAGTACCAGAACTATTTCTAGTGTTAAGGTTTCAAACAACACGATACTAAATAGCCGTGAAGCCGTTGAATTCTCGACTGAAGATTGTAATCCAAGCCGACGTTTCATCGTCGACTTTGATAATAACCTCGTTGCCAATGGTGAGGATGATGGTGTTATGGGCGCTATTGCAGGACAGTTAGACAATGGCGATAGTAGCTCCAGAAAAGCTATTGTCGATGACTGCCCTATAAGTCCAAGTTCGGATTTTGATAATAATCATTTTTACTCAGGCACATTTACAAATAGTGGTTCAGCAACATTTTTCACCGATTTTTCAGGTGCTAGTGGCAATATAGGTATGGATGGCTCAACAGGTGTTGCCGATATGGTATTGGATAACAACAGCGGCTTATTAATGAGCCAAGGTGTAGATGCTGGTGTAGGTGCAGATACTACTTTGTTACAATTACTGGATGAAATGATGGTTGGTCCGAATTCAACGTGGCTACCTTCTATCTCATCGCCCTGAAATACTGTAAAAATAAAAATAGTATGTGTGATGTATAAGAAATCAGCATAAAAAGGAAAGAGAATTTGCACACATTACTAGCTAGATCAGTAATTCAATAAATTAATACTAGTTTTTCTATATTGGTTTTTGCATATCATATTAGGTATTTAAATATGAAATTTAGGTCTTTTATCTTTATTCTTGGGTTTGTATCTCCTTATTTGTATGCGATAACAATTACAAATCCCAGTTTTAAAAATGGATGGACAGGTTGGCAGGAAGTCAACCCTGATGAGCAATCCGTTGCCTTTTCCAACAAAGGATACAACGATAAAAAATCCATTAAATTAAGTGGTAAAGGTGCCTATGTCGCCCAGTTGCTTGAGGTTAAAGCCAATACAAATTACCGTTTAACATCTTATATTATGGGTTCAGGCACAATCGGAGCCAAAGCCGACGGTAAATTATTTTATGAGTCCAAAAATAAAATGAAGGACTGGACTAAAACAACGCTGGATTTTAACTCAGGTAACAGTAATAAAATTGCCATATTTGCTTCATTCAATTCTAGGGAAGGACGCTTTGATGATTTTTCTTTAGATGAAATAAATAATGAAAAAACCGCTGTATCAAAAAGCATTATCAGCTCAAGCAGCGGCGGTTACGGTCTATCACCACAATTAGCACCAGGCGGTAACTTTGAGTTAATTGATTGGTATCTCTCGATACCAGTCGATGAAAATAAAGATGGAAAAGCAGATCGTTTAGAGGAAAAAGCTTTAGTTAAAGGATTCCAAGATAAACGTTTTTTCTATACTGCGAAGGATGGAGGCATGGTGTTTAAATCTCCAATTAAAGGTGCCAAAACTTCTAAAAACACTAAGTATACGCGCACAGAACTACGTGAAATGTTACGCCGAGGAGATAAAAGAATCAAAACTAAAGGTGAAGGTAATAATCCTAATAAAAATAATTGGGTTTTTTCATCTGCACCTAAGATAGCACAGCGTTATGCTGGTGCTGTCGATGGTGAGTTATACGCGACCCTTGCGGTAAACCACGTCACGACCACAGGCAAAAAGGGACAAGTAGGACGTGTGATTATTGGCCAGATACATGCAAAAGACGACGAGCCAATACGCCTATACTATCGCAAGCTTCCGGCACATAAAAAAGGTTCTATCTACGCCGCTCATGAAATATCAGGTGGAGACGATATTTTTTATGACATTATAGGTAGTAGAAGCGATAAAGCAAAAGACCCTAAAGACGGTATCGCCTTAAATGAAAAATTCAGTTATAGAATAATAGTAAAAGGAAATTCCTTACAAGCTATCATTAGCCAAGATGATAAGGAGCTTGGCAAGGCCGATATCGACATGTCTAACAGTGGTTATAACGTGATAAACGATTATATGTATTTTAAAGCCGGTGTGTATAATCAAAATAATAGTGGAGATGCTGATGACTATGTACAAGCAACATTTTATCAGCTTGAAAACTCTCACTAAAATTTAAGAGAAGGTCTATAGAGTATATTTATCTGTAGTTCATTATCAACTCTGAATTATAAGGCTTTTATTAATGCATATAGTATTTTAAATACGGGAATGTGATCAACACTCATAAACCTTATAGCTAAAACTTACTACAATTTTTTCCAATAATATTTATGCTTACATTAGTCTGACTTCTTTAGCAGAAGTCAAACTAAGTCTTATTTAAATCATTATTTGATATTTAATGATTGATATATCTATGTCTACTTTATTTAATTAATATTACAATATCTTGAACTTGATGATGCTCCTCCCGAGCCACCTGAATCACCTGAGCCATTACGACGATGACGTGATGGCTGAGGCGGGCGATGAGATGAAGCATTGCCCGCTTTCGCTTCTTTTTTCTTCCGTGCTCGTTCTTGCTGCAATCTATTTAGCTCTCTATTTCTTTCCTTTTGTTTTGCTTTCTCTTTAGCTGCATGCTCTTGTCTTCTAGCCTGTACTTTTTTCTTATGTCTCTCAGTGCCTCTATCGTGTGCTCGTTGAGATTTATCAGCTGAGCTTTGTGCCATAGCAGCAGCATGCTGATGACCGCTATCTCTCCCTC
Protein-coding regions in this window:
- a CDS encoding FadR/GntR family transcriptional regulator yields the protein MNRERTQGSQRLYRQIANKMLETLDSGEYPPGSRLPSERELAERYGVSRPTVREAIIALEINGRVEVKTGSGVYVLSRISAQDFERNISAFELTETRVLVEGEAAALAASMITEEQLQALDDALEEMKVENSEGNLTSDVADRKFHSIISGATQNRALISTIAHLWDMQKSLPDIHMAHNSVCKTDARQRLAEHKEIYDALLKRDPQMARVAMRNHFSRLMEALHEATDARAVEEIQRKVNERRKRFSLNRLNENLVDDVST
- a CDS encoding polysaccharide lyase family 7 protein, with the translated sequence MKKTVRYLRTKNICLSSIIVLMTSLSSHLVSAQVVSASSHDGNIPENTLDNNLSTRWSARGDGEWIKYDLGQNKIIDNVDIAFYKGNQRRTTLDIQVSSNNQNWTTLWSGKQPQRVLGLQNIELADTSARYVRIVGYGNDGGSLWNSLTQVKINTTRDSSLPTPTPTPTPTSLPIPTPTPNPNTACNYPADVMDLTNWKITIPFDKNGREGPTRKAGEVKPPAFYNYILPPYFTMNSDCSGIIFRAHTGGATTSGSGYPRSELRERIADGSRDISWNSDSGKHTMFIRQRITHLPEVKPHVVVGQIHDGDDDVIVFRLEGKKLFVDLNGKDGPVMTNNYELGTTFDVSFVVEKNKTKAYYNGKLVHTLNQSYKGAYFKAGMYTQSACAGRKDVVGESCDSYGEVEIFDLWTRHE
- a CDS encoding chondroitinase-B domain-containing protein yields the protein MKLRLFLFSSIYTLLFGCGGSGGAGNAVNITGNITITGNTINEQTLTANVEDGNGLTDVEITYSWFARDPSQENARDEVIEGETNNTLVLTEDQIGSIITASASYIDADNFQERHTSAPTARISAIDVAGVVNISGPVAVGRRLTATVSDANGISGNINYQWAAAGNNIANANTSTYVLTENELGETITVTATYTDDEGFNSSVSSAPTEVVAAAIPDVPGMLTIIGTASVGETLTAELSDDDGIQGSVSYQWMASGNNIALATQSTYLVTNNEVGEIITVTATYTDNGSTMSTLTSTATASVTPAAMNIEGIIAINGTLEVGEMLTSVITDPNGVSGNVVYIWSADGVAISGATSATYTLTPDQRGKTITISAQYTDDNGFTEAINSAATDRIFSFIVDGESSLATASVNAVDGDWIGLDTAASDDYINMAEIEFMANNLTITKTSGSTAEVSGATCIVLGGDNITMDGLSFDNLSIISSSQCDSNGDSSIYLEGDNITLSNSEFKGEAGNPGASTFNWISVKGLQNIIERNYFTDKDNKADHAGAIITVFNNSSAQSQEAHIIRYNLFKDIGTPGPDTDSSRSSSAYAIQLGRSTSESSLEDGLNKVEYNLFVNVNLDRRIMRVQSNSNTVDHNTVLDSSGMIAFEDGGQNTATNNIFINQDGNNPDDGGISYSAFGHTISNNYIAGLRTASGQRAGLLANSEALENGASDPDGPTGNSTRTISSVKVSNNTILNSREAVEFSTEDCNPSRRFIVDFDNNLVANGEDDGVMGAIAGQLDNGDSSSRKAIVDDCPISPSSDFDNNHFYSGTFTNSGSATFFTDFSGASGNIGMDGSTGVADMVLDNNSGLLMSQGVDAGVGADTTLLQLLDEMMVGPNSTWLPSISSP
- a CDS encoding polysaccharide lyase family 7 protein translates to MKFRSFIFILGFVSPYLYAITITNPSFKNGWTGWQEVNPDEQSVAFSNKGYNDKKSIKLSGKGAYVAQLLEVKANTNYRLTSYIMGSGTIGAKADGKLFYESKNKMKDWTKTTLDFNSGNSNKIAIFASFNSREGRFDDFSLDEINNEKTAVSKSIISSSSGGYGLSPQLAPGGNFELIDWYLSIPVDENKDGKADRLEEKALVKGFQDKRFFYTAKDGGMVFKSPIKGAKTSKNTKYTRTELREMLRRGDKRIKTKGEGNNPNKNNWVFSSAPKIAQRYAGAVDGELYATLAVNHVTTTGKKGQVGRVIIGQIHAKDDEPIRLYYRKLPAHKKGSIYAAHEISGGDDIFYDIIGSRSDKAKDPKDGIALNEKFSYRIIVKGNSLQAIISQDDKELGKADIDMSNSGYNVINDYMYFKAGVYNQNNSGDADDYVQATFYQLENSH